A genomic window from Daphnia carinata strain CSIRO-1 chromosome 9, CSIRO_AGI_Dcar_HiC_V3, whole genome shotgun sequence includes:
- the LOC130690723 gene encoding zinc finger SWIM domain-containing protein 8 homolog, with translation MEQPVAPIKESGAGKHVELAFHCPRELFKRHDRNAVPRLGVLTEEIVSCEQIMVWWFNTKVALHNGSAAGYGSGIKSSNLGSQSQASEHACSSLCDEVVIL, from the exons ATGGAGCAGCCTGTTGCGCCCATTAAGGAGTCGGGAGCCGGAAAGCACGTGGAACTTGCTTTCCATTGTCCGCGCGAATTGTTCAAACGCCATGACCGCAATGCCGTTCCACGTTTGGGGGTTTTAACGGAAGAGATTGTGTCGTGTGAACAG attatgGTCTGGTGGTTTAACACCAAGGTGGCATTACACAATGGAAGTGCAGCTGGATACGGTAGCGGTATCAAATCAAGCAACCTGGGAAGCCAATCGCAAGCTTCTGAGCACGCTTGCTCTTCTTTATGTGACGAAGTGGTTATCCTTTAG
- the LOC130690732 gene encoding endocuticle structural glycoprotein SgAbd-8-like isoform X2 gives MKLLLFAAVLAIAAAVPSSYNPEYKAPSYPASKFTTPSYTAPKYPTPSYPTPAYPTPSYKDNKYADITVTSQSDERNIDGSSQWSYGQSDYTTREESQVQKKMQGVAYDSYGKATYEDVMGNTNKGSSYWISPEGDKFTLTWTADDAGFQPKGDHLPVAPVHEYELPVAPVHIPFNGKGYKIY, from the exons ATGAAGCTC TTGTTGTTCGCTGCCGTCTTGGCTATTGCCGCTGCCGTTCCTTCCAGCTATAACCCTGAATACAAAGCTCCCAGCTACCCTGCATCAAAATTCACTACCCCTAGCTACACCGCACCCAAGTACCCTACGCCTAGCTACcccacaccagcctaccccacaccaagctacaaggataacaaatacgctgaCATTACAGTCACTAGCCAATCCGACgagcgcaacatcgatggcagcagccagtggag CTACggccagtctgactacacaacccgtgaagaatctcaagttcagaagaagatgcaaggagtcgcTTACGATTCTTACGGAAAGGCCACCTACGAAGATGTTATGGGCAACACTAACAagggatcttcctactggATTTCCCCTGAAGGCGACaagttcactttgacctggaccgctgatgatgctggattccagcccaaaggtgatcacttgcccgtggcccccgtccatgaatacgagctccccgttgcccccgttcacatccccttcaatggaaagggttacaagatttactag
- the LOC132087754 gene encoding zinc finger SWIM domain-containing protein 8 homolog codes for MASLSASPRESRTMGLPAAQGAVPQEPCVVTVPNRNGGVFGELNPLDDPLEILFASAEGLHAHGHSSEACELGIELATELLANTPDLMVELPPVITQNGKKMKTNPACHQISFGGKLRLLPSRLQGRNVWIGIGTATCYNETIRSELAHQESELVTLLKRIPLGHP; via the exons ATGGCCAGTTTGTCTGCCAGTCCTCGAGAATCTAGAACAATGGGCTTACCAGCAGCTCAAGGTGCCGTGCCACAAGAGCCTTGCGTTGTTACCGTTCCTAACCGGAACGGTGGAGTCTTTGGCGAGTTAAACCCACTCGATGATCCACTGGAGATCCTCTTTGCAAGTGCGGAGGGACTTCACGCTCATGGGCATAGTTCCGAAGCTTGTGAATTGGGCATAGAATTGGCAACAGAACTATTAGCAAATACACCCGATTTGATGGTTGAGTTGCCTCCTGTCATCACGCAGaatggcaagaaaatgaagacgaaTCCTGCTTGTCATCAAATTAGCTTTGGCGGAAAATTGCGACTATTACCATCTCGCCTTCAGGGTAGAAATGTTTGGATTGGAATTGGCACGGCCACCTGCTACAACGAAACCATTAGAAGTGAACTGGCTCACCAAGAATCTGAGTTGGTTACACTATTGAAACGAATACCTTTag GTCATCCATAA